The proteins below come from a single Cannabis sativa cultivar Pink pepper isolate KNU-18-1 chromosome 3, ASM2916894v1, whole genome shotgun sequence genomic window:
- the LOC133036200 gene encoding uncharacterized protein LOC133036200 has translation MFWRPGMKNDVTEYVAKCLTCQRVKDERQRPAVVMFTKSVHFLPVKTNFSIDKYAELYQATIRMVPYELLYGRKCKSPIDWDELCARKFLCPEAVQRTSEAVDKSRV, from the exons ATGTTCTGGCGGCCTGGAATGAAGAATGATGTCACAGAATATGTTGCTAAGTGTTTAACTTGTCAGAGAGTGAAAGATGAACGCCAAAGGCCTGCAG ttgTCATGTTTACAAAGTCAGTGCACTTTTTACCTGTTAAGACAAATTTCTCTATTGATAAGTATGCAGAACT ctatcaggcaacaatcagGATGGTTCCTTATGAACTACTTTATGGAAGAAAATGCAAATCACCTATTGACTGGGATGAATTATGTGCGAGAAAGTTTTTGTGTCCTGAAGCTGTCCAGAggacaagtgaggcagttgataaaaGCAGAGTGTGA